The sequence below is a genomic window from Sorangiineae bacterium MSr12523.
GCACCGAAGTGCAGGTGGCCTCCGTGGGTGTGCCCCGAGAAGCACGCGAGGCTTCGCGCCTCCGGCAGATCGTCGGCGGTGCTGGGCGCGTGCGCCAAGACCAGCGCCGGCTTGTCTTGGGGCACGTGTTGGAACGCGCGCCGCACATCGTCATGGCGGGTGACGGCGTCGTCGATCCCCACGAGAAACAGGGGCTCGCCGCGCACGACCACGTGCAGCGACTCGTTGACCAGCACCGTGCAACCGACCTCCTCGAGCGCGGTGCGTACGGCGCGTGCGTCGACGAAGTGATCGTGGTTGCCCAACACCGCGAACGCCGGACCCGCCATGCCCGCGAGCTCCTTGGCGATGCGCGGCAGCGGGTAACGCGAATGGGTCACGAAGTCGCCCGTTAGAAAGACCAAATCCGGCTGCGCACGCCGCACCGCCTGCAGCGCACCCGCGATGCGGGCCCGCGGCGTGGCCGTGCCGATGTGCAGATCCGACAACTGGGCAATCCGCACGCCGTCATGGGCGGGGTGCAGCCCAGGCAACGAAAGCACGGTGTGCGTGGTCTCGAAGTACGCGGCCGAACGAGGCCGCAGGGAAGGCATCTCCGGATGCGCCGTAGGGTTCATGTTCCTAGGATTGTAGCGGCACGCCGCAATCCGTCACGGCGCCAGCTCCAGGCGCGCCGTTTCCGGCAAGAGCCCCGCGGCCACACCCCGGCGATAGAGCTCGCGGATGGCGTTCACCACGTCCGGTTTCATCTCGCGCGTGTCCTCGTTGGCGTACATCGCGAGGTACCGATCGAGCAGCGCACGGTCCAAGGGAAGATCGGTGCGCTTTTCGGCGCTGAGCAGCGACGCCATCATCTCCTCGCGGTGTTCGAGCGCCCACGCGATGGAGGCGCGGCAAAGGCGCGAAACCTTGGCGATGGTCACCTCGCCCAACCCGCGACGGATCGCATTGCCGCCGAGCGGCAGGGGCAGGCCGCCGGTCGCTGCCGCCCAGGCCTCCCCCAGCTCGAGAACGCGGTGGAAGCCCTCGCGCTCGTAGGTGAGACGGCCTTCGTGGATCAACAGCACCGCGTCCACTTCCCCCGAGCGCAGCGCCTCGAACGCCTTGGAGTACGGTGCGATGGGAACCACCACCGGCTCGAACACCGGGCCCACCAACCGCAACGTGAGGTACGCCGTGGTGCGCAGGCCCGGCACCCCGATGCGCTTTCCCGCGAGGCTCTCGATGCTCCGCGGCTCGCGCGCCACGACCACCGGGCCATATCCGCGACCCACCGAGGCCCCGTGCGGGAGCAAGAGCCAATCCTGCGCAATCGTGGCGTAGCGCGCGATGGACACGGCGAGCACGTCGACGTCGCCGCGTTCGGCGCGTTGGTTCAGCGACTCGGTATCCTCGCGCTCGGCAACGAAGGTGAGCCCTTCGCCATCGATG
It includes:
- a CDS encoding metallophosphoesterase, producing the protein MNPTAHPEMPSLRPRSAAYFETTHTVLSLPGLHPAHDGVRIAQLSDLHIGTATPRARIAGALQAVRRAQPDLVFLTGDFVTHSRYPLPRIAKELAGMAGPAFAVLGNHDHFVDARAVRTALEEVGCTVLVNESLHVVVRGEPLFLVGIDDAVTRHDDVRRAFQHVPQDKPALVLAHAPSTADDLPEARSLACFSGHTHGGHLHFGAMTQWIADKLGQPYLRGLYKVRGNWLYVSRGLGFGRGSLVPRVASEPEVAFFELRAGS